One part of the Chryseobacterium sp. 7 genome encodes these proteins:
- a CDS encoding ABC transporter permease, with amino-acid sequence MRIMIFILRKEFRQIFRDKTILAMMFVMPVVQLIIMPLAANFEVKNVNVAYVDHDHSSYSQKLLHKITSSGYFKLAGNPNSYKNGLKMIEEGNADLVLEIPPGFERNLVREGSQKVNLSVDAINGTKSALGGSYLRSVINDFNSSLDVNIKLSARKPDITPAKMIIKETNWYNPRAEYKYYMVPGILVLLLTLIGGFITALNIVKEKEIGTIEQINVTPIKKWQFILGKLIPFWIVGMTVFTIGLIVMYVIYGIFPEGSLLTLYIFAAVYLIALLGLGLLISTFADTQLQAMFIAYFFMMVFMLMSGFFTNTESMPDWARKMSNLTPVTHFIKVVRLIVLKGSSFYEVQTEFFYLIGFAVLLNGLAIYNYKKTN; translated from the coding sequence ATGAGAATAATGATATTCATATTGAGGAAGGAATTTCGTCAGATATTCAGGGATAAAACAATCCTTGCCATGATGTTTGTAATGCCTGTTGTACAGTTGATCATTATGCCTCTGGCAGCCAATTTTGAAGTAAAAAATGTTAATGTGGCCTATGTAGATCATGACCATAGCAGCTATTCTCAGAAATTACTTCATAAAATTACCTCTTCCGGTTATTTTAAGCTGGCAGGAAATCCTAATTCTTATAAAAATGGATTAAAAATGATTGAAGAAGGAAATGCCGATCTTGTTTTGGAAATTCCTCCCGGATTTGAACGGAATCTTGTTCGCGAGGGAAGCCAGAAGGTAAATCTTTCTGTAGATGCAATCAATGGAACAAAATCAGCATTGGGAGGAAGTTATCTCCGCTCTGTCATTAATGATTTTAACAGCAGTTTAGATGTTAATATTAAATTATCTGCCAGAAAACCGGATATTACTCCTGCAAAAATGATTATTAAAGAAACCAATTGGTACAATCCGAGAGCAGAATATAAATATTACATGGTTCCGGGTATATTGGTACTTCTCCTCACCTTAATCGGAGGCTTTATCACAGCCTTAAACATTGTAAAAGAGAAAGAAATAGGAACGATTGAACAAATCAACGTAACACCAATTAAAAAATGGCAGTTCATCTTAGGCAAGCTGATTCCTTTCTGGATTGTAGGAATGACTGTTTTTACCATTGGGCTCATCGTGATGTATGTGATTTATGGCATTTTTCCTGAAGGAAGCCTTCTCACCCTGTATATTTTTGCAGCCGTTTATCTTATTGCCTTACTTGGATTAGGATTACTGATATCTACATTTGCCGATACACAGCTGCAGGCCATGTTTATTGCCTACTTTTTTATGATGGTATTTATGCTGATGAGCGGTTTTTTCACCAATACGGAGAGTATGCCGGACTGGGCAAGAAAAATGTCAAACCTTACGCCAGTAACCCATTTTATCAAAGTAGTTAGGTTAATTGTACTTAAAGGAAGCAGCTTTTATGAAGTACAAACCGAATTCTTTTATCTGATAGGCTTTGCTGTTCTTCTCAACGGTCTTGCCATCTATAATTACAAAAAGACCAATTAA
- a CDS encoding XRE family transcriptional regulator, with the protein MSIFSNNIRFLRARRKLSQQNVADELTISRVRYSKYENGISEPPIELLVKISKYFHVSIDLMLSVDLEKHPVDEMLKLPDNRIVLPVAVDTQGNDTIEIIPQKASMGYLEGYSDIDYIESLQRIALPFLTNGKYRAFPADGDSMPPFRNGSYIVGKYVEGISELKQGKTYVFVTLNDGITYKRFKEKKENAICVSADNSFYEPYDIPFEEVVEIWQYASGIFPEDFEPGDYESYNFKEMFRELRQDIRDLDKKVSGRRRKQS; encoded by the coding sequence ATGTCAATTTTTTCAAATAATATACGCTTTTTAAGAGCCAGAAGAAAGCTCTCCCAGCAGAATGTAGCAGATGAGCTGACGATTTCCAGAGTTCGTTATTCAAAATACGAAAACGGAATATCCGAACCTCCTATAGAACTGCTAGTAAAAATCTCCAAGTATTTTCATGTAAGTATCGATCTTATGTTGTCTGTAGATCTTGAGAAACACCCTGTGGACGAGATGCTGAAGCTTCCGGATAACAGAATTGTTCTTCCGGTTGCGGTGGATACTCAGGGAAATGATACCATAGAAATTATTCCACAGAAAGCTTCCATGGGATATCTGGAAGGTTATAGTGATATTGATTATATTGAGAGCCTTCAGCGTATTGCCCTGCCTTTTCTTACGAATGGGAAGTACAGAGCATTTCCGGCAGATGGGGACTCTATGCCGCCATTCAGAAACGGTTCTTATATTGTAGGAAAATATGTAGAAGGAATTAGTGAACTGAAACAGGGGAAAACTTATGTTTTTGTAACCCTGAATGATGGAATTACCTATAAGCGTTTTAAAGAAAAGAAAGAAAATGCTATTTGTGTAAGTGCAGACAATTCTTTTTACGAGCCTTACGATATTCCTTTTGAGGAAGTGGTAGAAATCTGGCAGTATGCTTCAGGGATTTTCCCGGAAGATTTTGAGCCAGGTGATTATGAAAGCTACAATTTTAAAGAAATGTTCCGTGAGCTGAGACAGGATATCAGAGATCTTGATAAAAAGGTTTCAGGACGCCGCCGTAAGCAGTCTTAA
- a CDS encoding bacteriocin-like protein, whose translation MKNLKKLDRNELKTISGNGLLDPIGGLLGGLGGVVGGVVGGVGTVVGGVVSGVGSTVGGVVGGVGTIVTNALCQTQCVVNGVIHIKLLECGSTC comes from the coding sequence ATGAAAAACTTAAAAAAATTAGACAGAAACGAATTAAAAACTATTTCAGGTAACGGATTACTAGATCCAATCGGCGGACTTCTAGGTGGACTAGGAGGAGTTGTAGGAGGAGTAGTAGGCGGTGTAGGAACTGTCGTTGGCGGTGTTGTCAGCGGTGTAGGTTCTACAGTAGGTGGTGTAGTAGGTGGTGTAGGCACTATCGTTACTAACGCTTTATGCCAAACACAATGTGTTGTTAATGGTGTAATCCACATCAAATTACTTGAGTGCGGTTCTACTTGCTAA
- the gwsG gene encoding grasp-with-spasm system ATP-grasp peptide maturase — MILILSTPKDDDTNWVMEHLSILGEKYIRINDLDLFTGKTKMYVELQPQPKLIVENQFFGKVDMAEIKCVWFRKFGFFNRYKENIKTEKNIELLNYLESEYISTLNIFFEFLKDKKWLNHYQKLESMTKIGTLMAAHETGIKIPKTYISNNSDNLNYDQPYITKSINEGSVIGIEDKAFFFFTTQLSEKKIKSYKNFFPSLFQEMINKEYELRIFHLNGKNYSMAIFSQNDAQTKTDYRQVNYESPNRYVSYSLPESVDKKITALMQKIGLNTGSVDMIKADDGEYYFLEVNPSGQFRMTSLPCNYNLHYEVAHCLKTMNT, encoded by the coding sequence ATGATTTTAATTTTATCTACACCCAAAGATGATGATACCAATTGGGTAATGGAGCACTTGTCAATTCTTGGCGAAAAGTATATAAGAATTAACGATTTGGATTTATTTACCGGAAAAACGAAAATGTATGTTGAATTACAGCCACAGCCTAAACTGATTGTAGAAAACCAATTTTTCGGAAAAGTGGATATGGCGGAAATCAAATGTGTCTGGTTTAGAAAATTTGGTTTCTTTAACAGGTATAAAGAGAATATAAAAACCGAAAAAAATATAGAGCTGTTAAATTATCTGGAATCTGAATACATTTCAACATTAAATATCTTCTTTGAATTCTTAAAAGATAAAAAATGGCTTAACCATTACCAGAAGCTAGAGTCCATGACCAAAATAGGGACTTTAATGGCTGCCCATGAAACAGGCATTAAAATTCCTAAAACGTATATCTCTAACAACTCCGACAATCTAAACTATGACCAACCTTATATCACCAAATCCATCAACGAAGGCTCTGTGATAGGTATTGAAGATAAAGCATTCTTTTTTTTCACCACTCAATTGAGCGAGAAGAAAATCAAAAGCTATAAAAATTTCTTTCCGAGTTTATTTCAGGAGATGATCAACAAAGAATATGAGCTCAGGATTTTCCATCTGAACGGAAAGAATTACAGCATGGCTATATTTTCCCAAAATGATGCTCAAACCAAAACAGATTACAGACAGGTGAATTATGAAAGTCCCAACAGATATGTGTCTTATAGTCTCCCGGAATCTGTGGATAAAAAAATAACGGCTTTAATGCAGAAAATAGGGTTAAATACAGGCTCTGTAGATATGATAAAAGCCGATGACGGTGAGTATTATTTCCTGGAAGTAAATCCTTCCGGCCAGTTCAGAATGACCTCACTGCCTTGTAATTATAATCTTCATTATGAAGTTGCCCATTGTTTAAAAACCATGAACACATGA
- a CDS encoding GLPGLI family protein — protein sequence MNYNILKSLVLIFLSCNVYAQNFRIDYLLTYKEDSLNSEKTTKNMLLFVQGNKSKFLAEKQYQTDSIRSTGFKGPSIGDNSFLVINEEENLSSKYYFYFRDTYRIKEQVKLNWELKPDTKKIDTYLCRKAVLKYKGRTWEAWYTQDVPIQAGPYIFRNLPGLIVEMEDATGSYKFSLYSIKKRSEMLDFENMYKEALTIPQKQLKKVSLDYYNDPLREMKSSNVQAKFVDEKGKEVKPDFREMTKTIQSRLKQYNNPIELSEAIKYPK from the coding sequence ATGAATTATAATATTTTAAAAAGCTTAGTACTTATTTTTCTATCCTGTAATGTTTATGCCCAGAACTTCAGGATTGATTATCTGCTTACTTATAAAGAAGATTCTTTAAACTCAGAGAAAACAACTAAAAACATGCTGCTTTTTGTTCAGGGAAATAAATCGAAATTTTTGGCAGAAAAACAATACCAGACAGATTCAATCAGAAGTACAGGATTTAAAGGACCTTCAATAGGAGATAATAGTTTTTTAGTGATTAATGAGGAAGAGAACTTAAGTTCTAAATATTATTTTTATTTCCGCGATACTTACAGAATAAAAGAACAGGTAAAATTAAACTGGGAACTGAAACCTGATACCAAAAAAATAGACACCTACTTGTGCAGAAAAGCGGTTTTAAAATACAAAGGAAGAACATGGGAAGCATGGTATACGCAAGATGTACCTATTCAGGCAGGACCTTATATCTTCAGAAACTTACCTGGATTGATTGTTGAAATGGAAGATGCTACCGGTTCTTACAAGTTCAGTCTTTATTCCATAAAGAAAAGATCTGAAATGCTGGATTTTGAAAATATGTATAAAGAAGCCCTTACCATTCCGCAAAAGCAGTTAAAGAAAGTATCTTTAGACTATTATAATGATCCTTTAAGAGAAATGAAGTCAAGCAATGTGCAGGCTAAATTTGTAGACGAAAAAGGGAAAGAGGTAAAGCCAGACTTCAGAGAAATGACCAAAACCATTCAGTCCCGTCTGAAACAATACAACAATCCGATAGAACTTTCAGAAGCTATAAAATATCCGAAATAA
- a CDS encoding TonB-dependent receptor, producing MKKTVYFLMGSTLLYSSSILKAQKLNPEKKVVKDIESVEIQGKTNYSSVNISRKKLDFIQSSTLGETLSKIPGIQNSGYGPNSGAPVIRSLSGNRVKILENGTAVNDLSGISPDFNTDIEINNVQSITVYKNSASVLYGGKAIGGAIDIETDYIAKQLPDKKINFKGLLEGGSNSGQKQAFSAKGVIAKNWVWTVGGSNQKQELVRIPEKSKDSRCYDPNLMGFNSILQSLCQVDVDSRRVLNKSLFPYISQFAKDHMIDYELSEDDLYTFSPTYYNPADGKNYPNPKNDLYVPGQDAAKDRYKSEVNGIRDYVETKDGVIPNSHSESNSFYVGTSYIGKSFYVGGAYQNSYSYFGVPGYAIAKMPKHTHGKPQQKIEYLPINIRSLSHKAMFESGYSFTNFPISSIKLNYMGVFSKNAELLARYRANQFAVNQHNGRLEITQQKLKFLTGNTGLEVQYRDMEGTGGQRYLPNTISREIGIFTMQHLDFNFIQLDLGYRNDHVQRRAEADNKYVRSRGLSGGKLSDRDFTLHQFHSSAQWNIFKKAYLKVQYNHSERAPEVNELYSGNNHFAILTEENGDDRLDKEMANTVEIGAGLNLKSFRVSANVYHTFYKNYIYLAHTGLSREVFLVKEWRSDDTEINGMEAEAAYKADLGKLGKWEIGGYYDLVRNISVADSSIRKWSDGDYMPNMPTSRFGFNLEGTLQNFSMNVSLDHYLKQKYLGKNINPELPMPAFSLLNVRLAYKDSSLGIGDLGYYIIGNNLLNTEARLQNSQLKFLSPLPGINISVGVKITI from the coding sequence ATGAAAAAGACCGTTTATTTTTTGATGGGGAGTACACTTTTATATTCCTCATCCATTCTGAAGGCGCAGAAACTTAACCCTGAAAAAAAAGTTGTAAAGGACATAGAATCCGTTGAGATACAGGGAAAAACCAATTACAGTTCAGTAAATATTTCAAGAAAAAAGCTGGATTTCATTCAATCCAGCACGTTAGGAGAGACATTGAGCAAAATTCCGGGGATTCAAAATTCGGGGTATGGACCTAACTCCGGTGCTCCTGTTATCCGAAGCCTGAGCGGAAATCGTGTAAAAATTCTGGAAAACGGAACTGCAGTCAATGATCTTTCCGGAATAAGCCCGGATTTTAATACGGATATAGAGATAAACAATGTTCAAAGTATTACCGTGTACAAAAATTCTGCATCCGTTTTATACGGAGGAAAAGCTATTGGAGGAGCTATTGATATTGAAACCGATTATATTGCCAAACAGTTGCCGGACAAAAAGATCAACTTTAAAGGACTTCTTGAAGGGGGTAGTAACAGCGGACAGAAACAGGCATTCTCAGCCAAAGGTGTGATTGCTAAAAACTGGGTCTGGACAGTAGGAGGGAGCAATCAGAAGCAGGAGCTCGTAAGAATTCCCGAAAAATCTAAAGACAGCAGATGCTATGATCCCAATCTGATGGGTTTCAACAGTATTTTACAGTCACTGTGCCAGGTAGATGTAGATTCCAGAAGAGTCTTAAATAAAAGTCTTTTCCCTTACATCAGTCAGTTTGCAAAAGATCATATGATAGATTATGAGCTTTCTGAAGATGATCTTTACACATTCAGTCCAACCTATTATAACCCTGCTGACGGTAAAAACTATCCTAATCCAAAGAATGATCTTTACGTTCCCGGCCAGGATGCTGCAAAAGACCGCTATAAAAGTGAGGTAAACGGAATTAGAGATTACGTAGAAACAAAAGATGGTGTTATCCCAAACAGTCATTCGGAAAGTAACTCATTTTACGTAGGAACCAGCTATATTGGAAAATCTTTTTATGTGGGAGGAGCGTATCAGAATTCTTATTCTTATTTTGGTGTTCCGGGATATGCTATTGCTAAAATGCCCAAACATACTCATGGAAAACCCCAACAAAAAATAGAGTACCTTCCTATTAATATCAGAAGTTTATCCCATAAAGCTATGTTTGAATCAGGTTACAGCTTCACCAATTTTCCAATTTCCAGTATCAAGCTAAATTATATGGGAGTATTCTCTAAAAATGCAGAACTTCTTGCCCGTTACAGAGCGAATCAGTTTGCAGTGAATCAACATAATGGCCGCCTGGAAATCACACAGCAGAAATTAAAATTCCTGACAGGAAACACAGGGCTGGAAGTGCAATACAGAGATATGGAAGGAACCGGCGGCCAGAGATATTTACCCAATACTATAAGCCGTGAAATCGGGATTTTTACGATGCAACACCTAGATTTTAACTTTATTCAGCTGGATTTGGGATATAGAAATGACCATGTACAGCGCAGAGCAGAAGCAGATAATAAATATGTGAGAAGCCGTGGCCTTTCCGGAGGAAAACTTAGTGACAGAGACTTTACCCTTCATCAATTCCATAGCTCGGCACAGTGGAATATCTTCAAAAAAGCTTATCTGAAAGTACAATACAACCATTCCGAAAGAGCACCGGAAGTGAATGAACTTTATTCCGGAAACAATCATTTTGCCATTCTTACAGAAGAAAACGGGGATGACAGATTGGACAAGGAAATGGCAAATACCGTTGAAATAGGAGCGGGCTTAAATCTCAAAAGCTTTCGGGTATCTGCCAATGTTTACCACACTTTTTATAAAAATTATATTTATCTGGCTCACACAGGCCTTTCCAGAGAAGTTTTTCTTGTAAAAGAATGGCGTTCTGATGATACAGAAATCAACGGAATGGAAGCAGAAGCAGCTTATAAAGCAGACCTGGGAAAACTAGGGAAGTGGGAGATAGGCGGTTATTATGACCTGGTGAGAAACATAAGTGTGGCCGACAGTTCCATAAGAAAATGGAGTGATGGTGATTATATGCCCAATATGCCTACAAGCCGTTTTGGATTCAATCTGGAAGGCACTCTACAGAACTTCAGCATGAATGTAAGTTTAGACCATTATTTAAAACAAAAATATTTAGGGAAAAATATAAACCCAGAGCTTCCTATGCCGGCATTTTCACTACTAAATGTCCGTTTAGCATACAAAGACAGCAGTTTAGGCATTGGTGATCTGGGATATTATATCATAGGAAACAATCTATTGAATACTGAGGCCAGACTTCAAAATTCTCAGTTAAAATTTCTAAGTCCGCTACCTGGAATTAATATTTCAGTAGGAGTAAAAATCACTATATAA
- a CDS encoding BspA family leucine-rich repeat surface protein, giving the protein MWKPNINGIIDHSITFGGTGTGYTISWEEVGFPQHSGAMSSVTSNSNNPITISFGTSLNTNPLQATYRLKVSNGSGLFYGFRAGTDSINPNANPEITEISQWGDIIWLQQFNAGFAGCPNLNVTAADAPNLTQVSNLSQMFFNCSSLVGNNSFSNWNTGTITNMNSMFSRAQLFNQNIGTWNTANVTDFSSMFSYATAFNQNISGWNTAAGTNFSAMFKDAVNFNQPLNSWNTKNAVNFRYVFSNAAAFNQPLNNWNTGKVTDFEYMFENAVSFNQPIGNWDVSKVSYFAGFNMFNGAILFNQDISTWNIRLQNFSWGSISFGFKNSGLSCTNYSNFLVALNNNPTWTNSSVTSGTIDATGLVYSTPQAILARAQLINKGFNII; this is encoded by the coding sequence TTGTGGAAACCTAACATCAATGGCATCATTGATCATTCCATAACTTTTGGTGGCACCGGCACCGGCTACACCATTAGCTGGGAAGAGGTAGGCTTTCCGCAGCACAGCGGAGCCATGAGCTCTGTAACCTCCAACAGCAACAATCCAATTACCATTTCTTTCGGTACTTCTTTAAATACCAACCCTCTCCAGGCAACGTATAGACTGAAAGTTTCAAATGGCAGCGGATTATTTTACGGATTCAGGGCCGGTACAGACTCTATTAATCCTAATGCAAATCCCGAGATTACTGAAATTAGTCAATGGGGAGATATTATTTGGCTCCAGCAGTTTAATGCAGGATTTGCAGGCTGCCCAAACCTTAATGTAACTGCTGCAGACGCTCCCAACCTGACACAGGTAAGCAATCTGTCTCAAATGTTCTTTAACTGTTCATCTTTGGTGGGGAATAATTCATTTTCTAATTGGAATACAGGCACCATTACCAATATGAACAGTATGTTTAGCAGAGCTCAACTTTTTAATCAAAATATCGGAACCTGGAATACAGCGAATGTGACAGATTTTAGCAGCATGTTTTCTTATGCAACCGCCTTTAATCAAAACATTTCCGGATGGAATACAGCAGCTGGAACTAACTTCTCTGCGATGTTTAAGGATGCAGTAAATTTTAATCAGCCATTAAATTCATGGAATACAAAGAATGCTGTTAATTTCAGGTATGTGTTTTCTAATGCGGCCGCTTTTAACCAACCCCTTAATAATTGGAATACAGGGAAAGTAACAGATTTTGAGTATATGTTTGAAAATGCAGTATCATTCAACCAGCCGATTGGAAACTGGGATGTAAGTAAGGTGAGCTATTTTGCCGGCTTTAATATGTTTAATGGTGCCATTCTTTTTAATCAGGATATTTCCACCTGGAATATCAGGCTTCAAAACTTTAGTTGGGGTTCAATATCTTTCGGATTTAAAAACTCTGGCTTATCATGTACCAATTACAGTAATTTTCTGGTTGCTCTGAATAATAATCCTACATGGACGAACTCATCAGTAACGTCTGGAACTATAGATGCAACGGGACTTGTTTATTCTACACCGCAAGCCATTTTGGCCAGAGCTCAATTAATTAACAAAGGTTTTAATATCATTTGA
- a CDS encoding T9SS type A sorting domain-containing protein, with protein MTPAYPNPTSGVVTVESAENGNAYLYDITGKIIKNITLNKGKNNIDLTNCPSGNYLLKGNSIFSKIIKK; from the coding sequence ATAACTCCGGCTTATCCCAATCCAACATCAGGAGTCGTAACGGTAGAGTCTGCTGAAAATGGAAATGCTTATTTATACGATATCACAGGTAAAATCATTAAAAATATCACTTTAAACAAAGGAAAAAATAATATTGACCTTACCAACTGCCCATCTGGGAATTATCTGTTAAAAGGAAATAGTATTTTCTCTAAAATAATCAAGAAATAA
- a CDS encoding DUF6624 domain-containing protein encodes MRNTFYTLLLVFLFTSVNAQEYSKLISEANKLYETKEYKMSTDLYSKAFKIESENPSHLYNGACSSSLAGNTKKAFKWLNLSIEKGWTNLRHLKSDTDLENLHSKKEWGKTIEKLEKKIELIEANYDKPLQAELLAIYEEDQKYRMQMSETQKKFGPDSKEMNDLWKITMQKDSINLLKVKKILDEKGWVGKDKVGAQANSTLFLVIQHSDLETQKKYLPMMKEAVAKGNASPGSLALLIDRIEIREGRKQIYGSQIGINQNNKAYYVLPLIDPDNVDKRRTEVGLGPISDYIKNWNLIWDVEKYKRDLPELEKLKK; translated from the coding sequence ATGAGAAACACTTTTTATACTTTGTTATTAGTATTTTTATTCACAAGCGTTAATGCTCAGGAATATTCAAAATTAATAAGTGAAGCTAATAAATTATATGAGACAAAAGAATATAAAATGTCTACAGATTTATATAGTAAAGCTTTTAAAATTGAAAGCGAAAATCCAAGCCACTTATATAATGGCGCATGTTCATCTTCTTTAGCAGGAAATACAAAAAAGGCATTTAAATGGTTGAACTTATCAATAGAAAAAGGTTGGACCAATCTAAGACACTTAAAATCTGATACTGATTTAGAAAATTTACATTCAAAAAAAGAGTGGGGGAAAACAATTGAAAAGTTAGAAAAAAAAATAGAATTAATAGAAGCAAATTATGACAAACCATTGCAGGCTGAACTATTGGCAATTTATGAAGAAGACCAAAAGTATAGAATGCAAATGAGTGAAACTCAAAAAAAATTCGGTCCGGATTCTAAAGAAATGAATGACCTTTGGAAAATAACAATGCAGAAAGATTCTATTAACTTATTAAAAGTAAAAAAAATATTAGATGAAAAAGGTTGGGTGGGCAAAGACAAAGTAGGCGCACAAGCCAATAGTACATTATTTCTCGTTATTCAACATTCGGATTTGGAAACGCAAAAAAAATATTTACCTATGATGAAAGAAGCTGTAGCAAAAGGAAATGCAAGTCCAGGTTCTTTAGCTTTGTTAATTGACAGAATAGAAATTCGGGAAGGCAGAAAACAAATATACGGAAGCCAGATAGGAATCAATCAAAATAATAAAGCGTACTATGTTTTACCTTTAATTGATCCTGACAATGTAGATAAAAGAAGAACAGAAGTTGGATTAGGACCAATCTCTGACTATATTAAAAATTGGAATTTAATTTGGGACGTTGAAAAATACAAAAGAGATTTACCTGAATTAGAAAAATTAAAGAAATAG
- a CDS encoding VOC family protein, with the protein MKPKMIWANLAVADLERTQKFYTELGFKPNNPHSSNELVSFFMAGNELIVHFFLKNVIENNLKSMKFGDPQSSNEIIFTLSAESKNQVNEWAEEVKNAGGTIVSEPESFGENYVDCKYLKN; encoded by the coding sequence ATGAAACCTAAAATGATATGGGCCAATCTGGCCGTAGCCGATCTTGAACGTACACAGAAATTTTATACAGAATTGGGATTTAAACCCAATAATCCGCACAGTTCTAATGAATTGGTGAGTTTTTTTATGGCCGGAAATGAATTAATCGTGCATTTTTTCTTAAAAAACGTTATAGAAAACAATTTGAAAAGCATGAAATTCGGAGATCCTCAAAGCTCCAATGAAATTATTTTCACCCTTTCTGCAGAAAGTAAAAATCAGGTCAATGAATGGGCTGAAGAAGTAAAAAATGCAGGCGGAACTATTGTTTCAGAACCGGAAAGTTTTGGAGAAAATTATGTAGACTGCAAATATCTTAAAAACTGA
- a CDS encoding YdcF family protein has translation MKFLLDFLFRVFQLFTEPYFLVFLAVVIIALLKRKNKRKNLRIGIGIAAVLMIIFTGNGFLGKLLSGYLQKSYVNVTSTKNMASENPVIVVLGGGVVDFDNTERLHTMSYSRIVTAYQLYYEYKKNSLPCKIVISGKGRGRKSEAELFSENFKKMGVADADIIKEDKSMNTYENAKYSSKIVKKMAPSSVYLVTSGFHMKRSVSLFQTFGLNPVPQASDFIDTEITMFPNSYNAAFTFVMLKEVLGIWQVNLYNNLGMNG, from the coding sequence ATGAAATTTTTACTTGACTTTTTATTCCGTGTTTTCCAGCTTTTTACAGAACCTTATTTTTTAGTATTTCTTGCTGTAGTCATTATAGCCCTTTTAAAAAGAAAAAATAAACGCAAAAATCTTAGGATAGGAATTGGTATAGCAGCAGTTTTAATGATCATTTTTACAGGAAATGGTTTTTTGGGCAAGCTGCTCTCCGGTTATTTACAGAAAAGCTATGTTAATGTTACTTCAACTAAAAATATGGCTTCTGAAAATCCTGTTATTGTAGTATTGGGAGGAGGTGTTGTAGATTTTGATAATACCGAAAGATTGCATACTATGTCTTATTCCAGAATTGTTACAGCCTATCAGTTATATTATGAATACAAGAAAAATAGTCTGCCTTGTAAAATAGTAATTTCCGGAAAGGGCAGAGGCCGTAAAAGTGAGGCAGAATTATTCAGTGAAAATTTCAAAAAAATGGGTGTAGCAGATGCTGATATTATCAAAGAAGATAAAAGCATGAATACTTATGAAAATGCAAAATATTCCAGCAAGATCGTAAAGAAAATGGCTCCTTCCAGTGTATATTTGGTTACTTCAGGATTTCATATGAAGAGATCTGTTTCTCTGTTTCAGACATTTGGATTGAATCCGGTTCCGCAGGCATCAGATTTTATAGATACTGAAATTACAATGTTTCCTAACAGCTATAACGCCGCATTTACTTTTGTAATGCTTAAAGAAGTACTGGGAATATGGCAGGTGAATTTATATAATAACCTGGGAATGAATGGATAA
- a CDS encoding O-methyltransferase, with product MSTVIKTFVAYLKRPALYPELGRKIIKNTISRRSPFRGKVKTNTWAASIAVSQKEAISRLFSIDADHFRELYAETLEKANLKEKECPITMGGPGALELIYYACEFTKAQNVLETGVAYGWSSLAILLSLQKRNGTLYSSDMPYLAQDGDRYVGYVVPENLKKYWKLFRFADRESLPKIFKKVSSFDVFHYDSDKSYHGRMWAYHQIYKRLKPGAVFISDDIGDNSAYQDFCTKKNIKTYVVQYAGKYIGVFIKQ from the coding sequence ATGTCAACAGTTATCAAAACATTTGTAGCTTATCTTAAAAGACCTGCTCTTTATCCTGAACTGGGCAGAAAAATTATTAAAAATACAATAAGCAGAAGAAGCCCATTTAGAGGAAAGGTAAAAACAAATACCTGGGCAGCATCTATAGCTGTTTCTCAGAAAGAGGCAATCTCCAGACTTTTTTCCATAGATGCCGATCATTTCAGAGAACTGTATGCTGAAACTCTGGAAAAAGCCAACCTAAAAGAAAAAGAATGTCCTATTACAATGGGCGGCCCTGGCGCACTGGAGCTTATTTATTATGCATGCGAATTTACAAAAGCGCAAAACGTTCTTGAAACAGGAGTCGCTTATGGATGGTCTTCCTTAGCAATACTGCTGTCACTTCAAAAAAGGAATGGTACATTATACAGTTCAGACATGCCTTATCTTGCTCAGGACGGCGATCGTTACGTAGGATATGTTGTTCCTGAAAATCTTAAAAAATACTGGAAATTATTCCGTTTTGCAGATAGAGAATCTTTACCCAAAATTTTTAAAAAAGTCTCTTCTTTTGATGTTTTCCACTATGATTCTGACAAAAGCTACCATGGAAGAATGTGGGCCTATCATCAGATCTATAAAAGGCTGAAACCCGGTGCGGTATTCATAAGTGATGATATTGGCGACAATTCTGCGTATCAGGATTTTTGTACTAAAAAAAATATTAAAACTTATGTTGTGCAATACGCTGGAAAATACATCGGAGTTTTTATAAAACAATAA